The Lates calcarifer isolate ASB-BC8 linkage group LG14, TLL_Latcal_v3, whole genome shotgun sequence genome has a segment encoding these proteins:
- the LOC108890814 gene encoding kelch-like protein 33, with translation MMISLQSIKQLWMDRVGCDVCLEAIGQSLHVHRVILAASSDYFRSMFTLGMRESLQPCVTLPFLSASELEVLIGCSYSGALPLSWSCVFEITSTALQLQYQPALSLCLNFLQQEMNPNSCLDVVSFAEAYEMVQLLEVAEDFVLRQFQKVACTLKFKDLPAKQLLKYLNSHSLCVPSELIVFKAVVAWIQAKPKIRLKLAKELMKTIHFPLMTFKEFKEVQSLNMWSDHSLVELYETIFEDFCSSETTSQSQCRIYLPKESLVLIGGDQISEDLGSRSISRELWFGNSLRNHTGIKKAMEWRRLGEMPEPERFKHEVAVLKGQLYVFGGKKYYGTRDTLSSVYRYDPCQNSWESLAEMQEKRCSFSVVVLDGKIYAIGGHCDPEYIDSVEQYCPTTNSWSFTWPLDLPLSGHVAKVLQGQIFISGGLYSDYRCLASMFLYHPETGSTYLANMTRPRCHHCMETLGDRLYVAGGITTDENMAVVDQLACEVYNPADDSWTAFTSLPVPHAGAGSAVLEGKFYVLGGYSREDYSDTKMVHRYDPTIQRWENMGKMPGPNNDIRASVLCLPSHFRL, from the exons ATGATGATCAGTCTTCAGTCCATCAAACAGCTGTGGATGGACAGGGTGGGCTGTGATGTCTGCTTGGAAGCTATCGGACAATCACTCCATG TTCACAGAGTCATCCTGGCTGCAAGTAGTGACTACTTCCGCAGCATGTTCACCCTGGGGATGAGGGAGTCACTTCAGCCTTGTGTGACTCTCCCCTTCCTGTCAGCTTCAGAGTTGGAAGTCCTGATAGGTTGCTCCTACAGCGGAGCTCTGCCTCTCAGCTGGTCGTGCGTCTTTGAGATTACCAGCACTGCTCTGCAGCTCCAGTATCAACCAGCCCTCTCCCTGTGCCTTAACTTCCTGCAGCAAGAAATGAATCCCAACTCCTGCCTGGATGTGGTGTCTTTTGCTGAGGCTTACGAGATGGTGCAGCTTCTTGAAGTTGCGGAGGATTTTGTCTTGCGACAATTCCAAAAGGTAGCATGCACCTTAAAGTTCAAGGACCTGCCAGCCAAACAACTCCTTAAGTACCTGAACAGTCACTCACTATGTGTTCCATCTGAGCTTATTGTATTCAAAGCAGTGGTGGCATGGATTCAAGCTAAGCCAAAGATAAGGCTTAAACTTGCTAAGGAACTGATGAAAACTATCCACTTTCCCTTGATGACGTTCAAGGAATTCAAAGAGGTCCAGTCTCTGAATATGTGGTCTGATCACAGCCTGGTTGAGCTCTACGAAACAATTTTTGAGGATTTCTGCTCCAGTGAGACTACATCGCAGAGTCAGTGCCGGATCTATCTGCCAAAGGAGAGTCTGGTCTTGATTGGAGGTGACCAGATCTCTGAAGACCTAGGTAGCCGTAGCATCAGCAGAGAACTCTGGTTTGGGAATTCCCTGAGAAATCATACAGGGATAAAAAAGGCTATGGAGTGGAGACGGCTGGGAGAAATGCCAGAGCCAGAGAGGTTCAAACATGAGGTGGCAGTGCTCAAAGGACAACTGTACGTGTTTGGGGGCAAGAAGTACTATGGCACCAGAGACACCCTGAGTTCTGTTTACAG GTATGACCCCTGTCAAAACAGCTGGGAGAGCCTGGCTGAAATGCAGGAAAAGAGATGTTCCTTCTCTGTGGTTGTATTGGATGGAAAGATATATGCCATCGGTGGGCACTGTGACCCTGAGTATATAGATAGCGTGGAACAATATTGCCCCACTACAAACTCTTGGAG CTTCACATGGCCCTTGGATCTGCCTCTGAGTGGTCATGTGGCAAAAGTTTTACAAGGGCAGATCTTCATCTCAGGAGGACTGTACAGTGACTACAGGTGTCTTGCATCTATGTTTCTGTACCACCCAGAGACAGGGAGCACCTATCTGGCAAACATGACTAGACCGCGGTGTCATCACTGCATGGAAACCCTGGGTGATCGTCTTTATGTAGCAGGTGGAATCACCACAGATGAAAACATGGCCGTTGTTGACCAGCTAGCCTGTGAGGTGTACAATCCAGCAGATGACTCCTGGACTGCCTTCACGTCTCTACCAGTGCCACACGCTGGGGCAGGAAGTGCAGTTTTGGAGGGAAAGTTTTATGTGCTGGGTGGATACAGCCGAGAGGACTACAGCGACACTAAAATGGTCCATCGGTATGATCCCACCATACAGAGATGGGAGAACATGGGCAAGATGCCTGGGCCGAACAATGACATACGAGCATCTGTGCTGTGCTTGCCATCACATTTTCGTTTGTAA